In a genomic window of Argonema galeatum A003/A1:
- a CDS encoding Uma2 family endonuclease — MLEQLATPTQPDIIYPENDGQPMSGNTEQFKWIVVIKENLEILFANDPNVFVAGDLLWYPVHRDNKTRQAPDAMVAFGRPKGDRGSYQQWKEDNIPPQVVFEILSPGNTLKEMAKKLQFYNRYGVEEYYIYNPDTIDLTGWLRSDAGLEVIDVMEGWVSPRLEIRFEIADELQIFSPSGERFTTSVELAQLREQERLRAEQERLRAQQAEARLQILEARLRELGIDPNN, encoded by the coding sequence ATGCTGGAACAACTCGCCACTCCCACCCAACCAGATATCATCTATCCCGAAAACGACGGTCAACCCATGTCAGGTAACACCGAACAGTTTAAATGGATCGTTGTGATTAAGGAAAACTTAGAAATCTTATTTGCCAACGACCCAAATGTGTTTGTCGCTGGCGACTTACTGTGGTATCCAGTCCACAGAGACAACAAAACTCGTCAAGCTCCTGATGCTATGGTTGCATTTGGTAGACCGAAAGGCGATCGCGGTTCCTACCAACAGTGGAAAGAAGACAACATCCCTCCCCAAGTTGTGTTTGAGATTCTTTCTCCGGGAAATACCCTCAAGGAGATGGCAAAAAAACTCCAGTTCTATAACCGCTATGGCGTTGAAGAATATTATATTTACAACCCAGACACAATAGACTTGACAGGTTGGTTGCGTTCTGATGCAGGATTAGAAGTGATTGATGTTATGGAGGGGTGGGTGAGTCCCAGACTGGAGATAAGGTTTGAAATCGCAGATGAACTCCAGATTTTTTCACCATCAGGTGAACGGTTCACCACTTCTGTAGAATTAGCTCAACTGAGAGAACAGGAACGCCTTCGTGCTGAACAGGAACGCCTTCGCGCTCAACAAGCGGAAGCGCGACTACAAATACTAGAAGCGCGACTACGGGAATTGGGGATAGATCCTAATAATTGA
- a CDS encoding Uma2 family endonuclease encodes MIPQLATPTETEIVYPENDGNPMSDNTKQFKWIVVIKENLEILFANDPNVFVAGDLLWYPVEKDNKTRQAPDAMVAFGRPKGDRGSYQQWKEDNIPPQVVFEILSPGNTLKEMAKKLQFYNRFGVEEYYIYNPDTIDLTGWLRSDAGLEVIDVMEGWVSPRLEIRFEIADELQIFAPSGERFMTSVQLAQLREQERQRAETERLRAEQERLRAENERLRAENERQRAEQAEARSQMLEARLRELGIDPDT; translated from the coding sequence ATGATACCGCAACTGGCAACTCCCACCGAAACCGAGATCGTCTACCCTGAAAACGACGGTAATCCAATGTCAGACAACACGAAACAATTTAAATGGATTGTGGTAATTAAGGAAAACTTAGAAATCCTCTTTGCCAACGACCCCAATGTGTTTGTGGCTGGCGACTTGCTATGGTATCCCGTCGAAAAAGACAACAAAACTCGTCAAGCTCCTGATGCTATGGTTGCATTTGGTAGACCGAAAGGCGATCGCGGTTCCTACCAACAGTGGAAAGAAGACAACATCCCTCCCCAAGTTGTGTTTGAGATTCTTTCTCCGGGAAACACACTGAAGGAGATGGCAAAAAAACTTCAGTTTTATAACCGTTTTGGTGTTGAAGAATATTATATTTACAACCCAGACACAATAGACTTGACAGGTTGGTTGCGTTCTGATGCAGGATTAGAAGTGATTGATGTTATGGAGGGGTGGGTGAGTCCCAGACTGGAGATAAGGTTTGAAATCGCAGATGAACTCCAGATTTTTGCACCATCAGGCGAAAGGTTTATGACTTCTGTACAATTGGCTCAACTGAGAGAGCAGGAACGTCAACGTGCTGAAACAGAACGCCTTCGTGCTGAACAGGAACGCCTTCGTGCTGAAAATGAACGCCTTCGTGCTGAAAATGAACGCCAACGCGCTGAACAAGCGGAAGCGCGATCGCAAATGTTAGAGGCGCGACTGAGAGAATTGGGGATCGATCCTGATACTTAA
- a CDS encoding Uma2 family endonuclease translates to MIPQLATPTETEIVYPENDGNPMSDNTEQFKWIVLIKENLEIVFANDPNIFVAGDLLWYPVEGDNKTRQAPDAMVAFGRPKGKRGSYQQWKEDNIPPQVVFEILSPGNTLKEMAKKLQFYNRFGVEEYYIYNPDTIDLTGWLRSDAGLEVIDVMEGWVSPRLEIRFEIADELQIFSPSGERFMTSVELAQLKEQERQRAETERLRAETERQRAEQAEARLQILEARLRELGIDPDA, encoded by the coding sequence ATGATACCGCAACTGGCAACTCCCACCGAAACCGAGATCGTCTACCCCGAAAACGACGGTAACCCCATGTCAGACAATACCGAACAATTTAAATGGATTGTTTTGATTAAAGAAAACTTAGAAATCGTCTTTGCCAACGATCCCAACATATTTGTAGCTGGCGACTTACTTTGGTATCCCGTCGAAGGCGACAACAAAACTCGTCAAGCACCTGATGCTATGGTTGCATTTGGTAGACCGAAAGGAAAAAGGGGTTCCTATCAACAATGGAAAGAAGATAACATCCCTCCCCAAGTTGTGTTTGAGATTCTTTCGCCGGGAAATACACTGAAGGAGATGGCAAAAAAACTTCAGTTTTATAACCGTTTTGGTGTTGAAGAATATTATATTTACAACCCAGACACAATAGACTTGACAGGTTGGTTGCGTTCTGATGCAGGATTAGAAGTGATTGATGTTATGGAGGGGTGGGTGAGTCCCAGACTGGAGATAAGGTTTGAAATCGCAGATGAACTCCAGATTTTTTCACCATCAGGTGAACGGTTTATGACTTCTGTAGAATTGGCTCAATTGAAAGAGCAAGAACGTCAACGTGCTGAAACTGAACGCCTTCGTGCTGAAACTGAACGCCAACGCGCTGAACAAGCAGAAGCGCGACTACAAATACTAGAAGCGCGACTGAGGGAATTGGGGATCGATCCTGATGCTTAA